The Candidatus Saccharibacteria bacterium RAAC3_TM7_1 nucleotide sequence CTGGCATGCCCCAACTCTTAATGTTCTTTTCAGAGAAACGCCGCAGCAGCGTCTCGTGCATGTTACCGACATCATTGTTTTGCTCGATTTTCGTTTTGAACTTGCGATACTGTGCTCGGTCGCTGACACCATTGGTAAACACTACCATGCTCGCCACGACATTAGTGCCACCCATATGAGAAATATCATAGCCTTCGATCCGTCGTGGCACGTTCGGCAGACTCAGCAGCTCGGCTAGGTCAGCAAGCGCGCGATCTTTGGAGATATCAAGAAACTCCCGATCACCAAACATGACGCGTCGCTGCAGCTCGCGCATAGCACTTAGTCGGTTCCGGAGCAAAGCCGCCTTTTCAAAATCGTGTGCCTTCGCCGCCTGTTTCATTTCCTGCTCTAGCTCACGAGCTAAGGCGATACGGTTGCCTTTTATATAGCTGATCAGCTTGCGAAGATTTTGTTTGTACGCCTCTGGTCCGTCAGCTCGGCGCGGGCTTAGGCCAAGATCTTCATCGAGCCGCGACGTTTGCTTGCCTGGCTCACGCGTGTAATAGGGAAAGACCTTACGTAAGTATCTGAGCGCTTTTTTCAGCGCATAGCCGTTATAGAACGGTCCGAAATACTCCGCTCCGTCATCCGCCGGGTTGCGCGTAAAGCAGACGTACGGCCAATCGCTTTTCATGTCGATACGAACGAACATCTGGCTTTTGTCGTCACGCAGCAGCACATTGTAGCGCGGCTTGTAGCGCTTGACCATCTCGCTTTCGAGAAATAGTGCGTCGATCTCGCTTTCCGTTTCCAACCAGTCGGTATCGTAGATTTCCGCCACCAACGCAACGGTTTTTGCATCTTTCAGACGCGTACTTTGAAAATACTGACGGACACGGTTTTTCAGCACCGCTGCCTTGCCAACATAAATTATTTCACCACTACGGGACTTGTGAAAGTACACGCCGGGCGAGCGTGGCAAGTCTTTTAGTTTGGTTTCGAGCGCTGTGTTCACTCCTACAATTATAGTCTACTCGGGAAGCGAGATCGAAAAACTCGTTTTCATTACCGGCAAAAAGGCCACCAACCAATCAAGCGTATAATAGAGGGAGAAGGAGGCTTTATGAATATACCGACAATCACCTTAAATAACGACGTCACCATCCCACAGCTAGGGCTTGGAGTCTGGCAAGCTAGTGATGCCGAGGCCGAGCACGCCGTATCGGTAGCTATCGATGCTGGCTATCGTCTGATTGATACCGCGGCCGTCTACGGAAATGAAACTGGCATTGGGCGGGGGATCGCAAAGTCCAGCGTACCGCGCGACGAACTTTTCATCACGACCAAGCTTTGGAACTCTGACCAAGGCTATGAACAGACCTTGCACGCTTTCGTTGCCAGTCTCAAGCGGCTCGGACTTGACTACATCGACCTCTACCTCATCCACTGGCAAATGCCAAAGATCAAGCGCTACAACGATACCTGGCGAGCGTTCGAGGAATTACATAAGGCCGGCAAGATCCGCGCCATCGGCGTCAGCAACTTCGACGAGACACACCTTGGCGATCTCATGGAGCACGGGACGATCGTACCCGCCGTCAACCAAATTGAGATCCACCCCGATTTTCAGCAGAAGCCGCTACGCGACTTTTGTACGCAGCATGGTATCGCTGTCGAGTCATGGAGCCCACTCGGCGGTAGCCGTAGCCGTAACGCCGTCTTGCAGACCGAAGCTATCAGATCGATCGCAACCAAGCATGGCAAGACACCAGCCCAGATCGCCCTAAGGTGGCATATTGAAAACGACCTGATTGTTATTCCAAAATCAGTTCACAAGCAACGCATCAAAGAAAATAGTGAAATCTTTGACTTTACTCTCGATGAAGCCGACCATGCACTGATTGCTACCCTCGACGGGGATAACCGCCAAGGCGGCGACCCACAAACCATGAACATCCACTGAAGGGTCAGCGTAGTTAACCCGCTGGTTCGTATCGGTTCATTTTTCCGGAAGATATAGTATACTACTCGTAGTATATAAGTCCGCACCAAGCACGAGGCCTACCCTGAAGGAACAACTCGTCACCGGCATTACCACTAGTCTCAGGGACTTTTATTAACTATAATAGGAGTCTCATCATGTCGAAAATGACAAAAGAGGAGCAAGACCAGCTCGGTGTCGAGTGGTACGAACGCACGCACAAAAACTGGCGCGCGTGGGGGAGCTGGTTCAGCTGGGGAAGCCCAGTCGGACTCGGCCTTTTCTTTATCGAAACGGCCGCGGCTATCTGGGTCATCGCCCAGACGTTCTAATAAAAAACCCGCCGCGATCGCGGCGGGTTTTTTATTATTTATTAGCGAGAAGTGAGAAATTTCTGCAGCACCGCCGCTTGGTTAGATTCGGTGTCTTTGGCACCATAAAGCAGTGTAATGATCTTTTTATCTTTCGTCCGACGGCGAAATTCGTCAACCGCGGGATTAGCAGTAAGCTCTTTTTCGTAGCGCGACGCAAATTCTCTAAAACGTTCCGGCTTGTGGCCAAACCAGGTTCGTAGCTCTGAGGACGGCGCCACATCTTTATTCCACTCATCGAGGGTAGCGTCTTCCTTCTTCATGCCACGCGGCCAGAGCCGATCAACCAACACCCGATAGCCGTCGGCCTCGTTTGGGTCGTCATAGACGCGCTTGATCTGAAACTTTGTCATGTTTCCTCCTCTATTACCTACCTCTAGTATAGCAAGCTACTTACAGCTCAAGTACACCGTGAACCCGATATGCCAGTTGTGGCACTACTTCTTCTTCAAACCATGGGTTCTTTGTCCGCCAACGGAAGTTCAGCGGACTTGGGTGTACCAGTGGAAAATAAGTCGGTAAGAACTCCTCGTAGGCACGAACCGTTTCGGTCAAGTTCAGTTTGGCGGTTTTGCCGAGGTAATATTTCTGTGAGTACGCCCCGATCAAGATAATCAGCCGCGCTTCCGGCATCAGCTTAAATAGCCACGGATGCCACTTTTCGGCAAAACCTTTCCGTGGCGGCAAGTCACCGTGCCGACCTTTTCCCGGATAATAAAAATCCATCGGAACTAGCGCAATAATATCTGGGTCATAAAACTGCTCGTCACTTACACCCAGCCATTTACGCAGCAGTACACCGCTGGCGTCATTCCAAGGTTTCATCGTCGCCTGTGCCTTACTACCCGGTGCCTGTCCGACGATAACAATCTTTGCCTTTACGCCAGCTGTATAAACCGGCGCATAACCTTTCGCACTCATATCGGCGTTCATTGGGTCGTTCACGATGGCCTCATAGATAGCCGCCATCGTACCTAGACCACCGAAGTCTTTTTTCTCTAGTGCCATAGATTTATTATACAGCCTACCTCACGCGTTCTATTGTGCCAGTAATGCGTCGAGTCGGTTGAGCTGGCTCGAGAAGCCTTCGATCATACCCATCTTGACAAGTTCTTCGATCTGCTCGGCACTTTCAGCGATACAACGACTAACAATACGTGTCGCATTGCCTTCCTGGGTGAATTCGTTGCGTACCGTTTGCACCGGCATGCCTGTATTCAGTACGCCAGCTTCATCGGAGAAGTAGTCGACGTAGCTAAAGCTACTGCCTTCGTCGATCGTCTGAATCTCCATTACACCCCATGAGGTTTGGCCAAACCATTCGCCTTGGTTCTCATCGACACACTTCATAC carries:
- a CDS encoding activator of Hsp90 ATPase 1 family protein (RAAC3_TM7_1_33) — encoded protein: MTDVKVTKDLENKTLIIEYVANGSKAKVWKAYADKDWFEKWWGPEGWVTSVKEFNFIPGGRVHYGMKCVDENQGEWFGQTSWGVMEIQTIDEGSSFSYVDYFSDEAGVLNTGMPVQTVRNEFTQEGNATRIVSRCIAESAEQIEELVKMGMIEGFSSQLNRLDALLAQ
- a CDS encoding hypothetical protein (RAAC3_TM7_1_30), with product MSKMTKEEQDQLGVEWYERTHKNWRAWGSWFSWGSPVGLGLFFIETAAAIWVIAQTF
- a CDS encoding hypothetical protein (RAAC3_TM7_1_31) encodes the protein MTKFQIKRVYDDPNEADGYRVLVDRLWPRGMKKEDATLDEWNKDVAPSSELRTWFGHKPERFREFASRYEKELTANPAVDEFRRRTKDKKIITLLYGAKDTESNQAAVLQKFLTSR
- a CDS encoding excinuclease ABC subunit C (RAAC3_TM7_1_28) encodes the protein MNTALETKLKDLPRSPGVYFHKSRSGEIIYVGKAAVLKNRVRQYFQSTRLKDAKTVALVAEIYDTDWLETESEIDALFLESEMVKRYKPRYNVLLRDDKSQMFVRIDMKSDWPYVCFTRNPADDGAEYFGPFYNGYALKKALRYLRKVFPYYTREPGKQTSRLDEDLGLSPRRADGPEAYKQNLRKLISYIKGNRIALARELEQEMKQAAKAHDFEKAALLRNRLSAMRELQRRVMFGDREFLDISKDRALADLAELLSLPNVPRRIEGYDISHMGGTNVVASMVVFTNGVSDRAQYRKFKTKIEQNNDVGNMHETLLRRFSEKNIKSWGMPELVLIDGGKAQLDAALAAMSERGVAVPTVSIAKREEEIIIHTTRSHISLDRLAGLEANPISGVGVYREKEYVIVNLHVGKRNAGSHSRNLGAGTTLSPYGDVVKLFQRIRDESHRFAISYHTVLKRKRQTENMLEEIPGIGPATRRRLIKTFGSMRGVSRATEAELVQAVGKQKALQIKKFSTSV
- a CDS encoding uracil-DNA glycosylase (RAAC3_TM7_1_32), coding for MALEKKDFGGLGTMAAIYEAIVNDPMNADMSAKGYAPVYTAGVKAKIVIVGQAPGSKAQATMKPWNDASGVLLRKWLGVSDEQFYDPDIIALVPMDFYYPGKGRHGDLPPRKGFAEKWHPWLFKLMPEARLIILIGAYSQKYYLGKTAKLNLTETVRAYEEFLPTYFPLVHPSPLNFRWRTKNPWFEEEVVPQLAYRVHGVLEL
- a CDS encoding 2,5-diketo-D-gluconic acid reductase (RAAC3_TM7_1_29); this translates as MNIPTITLNNDVTIPQLGLGVWQASDAEAEHAVSVAIDAGYRLIDTAAVYGNETGIGRGIAKSSVPRDELFITTKLWNSDQGYEQTLHAFVASLKRLGLDYIDLYLIHWQMPKIKRYNDTWRAFEELHKAGKIRAIGVSNFDETHLGDLMEHGTIVPAVNQIEIHPDFQQKPLRDFCTQHGIAVESWSPLGGSRSRNAVLQTEAIRSIATKHGKTPAQIALRWHIENDLIVIPKSVHKQRIKENSEIFDFTLDEADHALIATLDGDNRQGGDPQTMNIH